The Spirochaeta isovalerica nucleotide sequence GTGTTTTCAGCGTAGTAAGTGGCTGTCTCATTGAGAGAGTCAGCTGCCTGAAAGTTGTCCGCCAGATTGTAGAAAAGCGTTCCCATAGCGAGGAGAAGGAGTATAACTGCGATATTTTTAGCCATTTTCGCCTCCCCTTACTTTATTGAGAACGTAAAAGAAAATAATTGTCGAAAGACCGCTTCCGATAGCCGCTTCTGTCATCGCCACATCGGGCGCTGAGAGCATCAGGTAGAGAACCGAAGCGAGCAGCGACACCAGTCCGGCGGAGATGATCGATACGACCAGTTCTTTTGCCTGAATGGCGGTGATAGCCGAGGCCAGCATAAGAAGAACCAGAATGATTACAAGAATATTACTCAGCATCTTCAGCCTCCTCGGTGGGGACAACAAGTTTATCCAGAACCGTTTTCTCAGTCATCTTTATACCGATGAAATGAGCGGCCCGTGCCAGAGCATGGGAAGAAACGGGGTTTGTAAAAAGGATAAAGAGGATCAGAACCACCAGTTTTGACCACCATGAAGGATGAGCAAAAGCCAGTCCGGCCAGAAAGAGAATGGTTCCCAGCGTGGTTGCTTTGGTTCCCGCCTGAATTCTGTTGAAAAGGTCGGGCATCCTCACGATTCCCAGGGCTCCCAGGAAGAGGAAAGCCGCGCCGATGAC carries:
- a CDS encoding Na(+)/H(+) antiporter subunit B, which encodes MLSNILVIILVLLMLASAITAIQAKELVVSIISAGLVSLLASVLYLMLSAPDVAMTEAAIGSGLSTIIFFYVLNKVRGGENG
- the mnhG gene encoding monovalent cation/H(+) antiporter subunit G, with amino-acid sequence VIGAAFLFLGALGIVRMPDLFNRIQAGTKATTLGTILFLAGLAFAHPSWWSKLVVLILFILFTNPVSSHALARAAHFIGIKMTEKTVLDKLVVPTEEAEDAE